In one window of Neofelis nebulosa isolate mNeoNeb1 chromosome 15, mNeoNeb1.pri, whole genome shotgun sequence DNA:
- the GPR25 gene encoding probable G-protein coupled receptor 25, producing MHPTEPRSPSPGTASWDYSGSGALEELEPCLAPDLPYGYAYIPALYLAAFVVGLLGNAFVVWLLAARPGPRRLVDTFVLHLAAADLGFVLTLPLWAAAAASGGRWPFGEGLCKLSGFALAGTRCAGALLLAGLSVDRYLAVVKLLDARPLRTPRCALAVCCGVWAVALLAGLPSLAYRGLQPLPGGGGSQCGEEPSDAFQGLSLLVLLLTCVLPLGVTLVCYCRISCRLRRPPHLGRARRNSLRIIFAVESAFVGSWLPFGALRAVFHLARLGAVPLPCGLLLALRWGLSIATCLAFVNSCANPLIYLLLDRSFRARAWRGVCLRADRPARRGSSVSSLCRDDSSVFRSPAGSWERARTANAGSAVR from the coding sequence ATGCACCCCACCgagcccaggagccccagccccggGACGGCGTCCTGGGACTACTCGGGGTCCGGCGCCCTGGAGGAGCTGGAGCCTTGCCTGGCCCCGGACCTGCCCTACGGCTACGCCTACATCCCCGCGCTCTACCTGGCGGCCTTCGTGGTGGGCCTGCTGGGCAACGCCTTCGTGGTGTGGCTGCTGGCCGCGCGGCCTGGCCCGCGGCGCCTCGTGGACACCTTCGTGCTGCACCTGGCCGCCGCCGACCTGGGCTTCGTGCTCACGCTGCCGCtgtgggcggcggcggcggcgagcggCGGCCGCTGGCCCTTCGGCGAGGGCCTCTGCAAGCTCAGCGGCTTCGCGCTGGCCGGCACGCGCTGCGCAGGCGCGCTGCTGCTGGCGGGCCTGAGCGTGGACCGCTACCTGGCGGTGGTGAAGCTGCTCGACGCGCGGCCCCTGCGCACCCCGCGCTGCGCGCTGGCCGTCTGCTGCGGCGTGTGGGCCGTGGCGCTCCTGGCCGGCCTGCCCTCCCTGGCCTACCGGGGGCTGCAGCCCCTCCCCGGCGGCGGGGGCAGCCAGTGCGGGGAGGAGCCCTCCGACGCCTTCCAGGGCCTGAGCCTGCTGGTGCTGCTGCTCACCTGCGTGCTGCCCCTGGGCGTCACCCTGGTCTGCTACTGCCGCATCTCCTGCCGCCTGCGCCGGCCGCCGCACCTGGGCCGGGCCCGGAGGAACTCGCTGCGCATCATCTTCGCCGTCGAGAGCGCGTTCGTGGGCTCCTGGCTGCCCTTCGGCGCCCTGCGGGCCGTCTTCCACCTGGCGCGCCTGGGGGCGGTGCCGCTGCCCTGCGGCCTGCTGCTGGCGCTGCGCTGGGGCCTCAGCATCGCCACCTGCCTGGCCTTCGTCAACAGCTGCGCCAACCCGCTCATCTACCTGCTGCTGGACCGTTCGTTCCGCGCCCGGGCCTGGCGCGGAGTCTGCTTGCGCGCCGACCGCCCGGCGCGCAGGGGCAGCTCGGTGTCCTCGCTCTGCAGGGACGACAGCTCAGTGTTCCGGAGTCCGGCCGGCAGCTGGGAGCGAGCCCGGACGGCGAACGCTGGCTCGGCAGTGCGGTAG